A genomic segment from Neisseria perflava encodes:
- a CDS encoding dihydrolipoyl dehydrogenase — protein sequence MKKIQADVVVLGGGTAGMGAFRNARLHTDNVYLIENNVFGTTCARVGCMPSKLLIAAAEARHHALHTDPFGVHLDKDSVTVNGEEVMHRVKSERDRFVGFVVSDVEEWPADKRIMGTAKFVDEHTVQIDDHTQITAKSFVIATGSRPVIFPQWEVLGDRLIVNDDVFSWDTLPKSVAVFGPGVIGLELGQALHRLGVKVEIFGVAGAIGGISDPVVAEEAKTVFGEELTLHLDAKTEVKLDAEGNVEVHWEQDGEKGIFHAEYALAAAGRRPNVDNIGLENLNIEKDARGVPVADPLTMQTSIPHIFIAGDASNQLPLLHEASDQGKIAGHNAAIFPNIEGGLRRSVIGVVFTSPQIATIGLKYAQVAEKYQPDEFVIGEVSFRNQGRSRVMLVNKGHMRLYAEKATGRFIGAEIVGPAAEHLAHLMAWAHQMKMTIPQMLDMPFYHPVIEEGLRTALRDADAKLKQA from the coding sequence ATGAAAAAAATTCAAGCAGATGTGGTAGTACTGGGTGGCGGTACAGCCGGTATGGGCGCATTTCGCAATGCTCGACTTCATACAGATAATGTTTACCTGATTGAAAACAATGTATTCGGAACAACTTGTGCGCGTGTCGGCTGTATGCCGTCCAAATTGCTGATTGCAGCTGCGGAAGCGCGCCATCATGCTCTGCATACCGATCCGTTTGGCGTGCATTTGGATAAAGACAGCGTAACGGTAAACGGCGAAGAAGTCATGCACCGCGTGAAGTCCGAACGCGACCGTTTTGTTGGTTTTGTAGTCAGTGATGTAGAAGAGTGGCCTGCCGACAAGCGTATTATGGGTACGGCAAAATTTGTTGACGAACACACCGTCCAAATCGATGACCACACTCAAATCACTGCAAAAAGTTTTGTGATTGCTACCGGTTCGCGCCCTGTGATTTTCCCTCAGTGGGAAGTTTTGGGCGATCGCTTGATTGTGAACGATGATGTTTTCTCTTGGGATACCCTGCCTAAGAGTGTGGCCGTATTCGGTCCTGGTGTAATCGGCTTAGAGTTGGGTCAGGCTTTGCACCGTTTGGGCGTAAAAGTTGAAATTTTTGGCGTAGCAGGCGCTATTGGCGGTATTTCCGACCCTGTTGTCGCTGAAGAAGCCAAAACCGTTTTTGGTGAAGAGTTGACCTTGCATTTGGATGCCAAAACCGAAGTCAAATTGGACGCAGAAGGCAATGTTGAAGTTCATTGGGAACAAGATGGCGAAAAAGGTATATTCCATGCCGAATATGCTTTGGCTGCCGCCGGTCGCCGTCCGAACGTGGACAATATCGGTTTGGAAAACCTGAATATCGAAAAAGATGCACGTGGCGTGCCTGTTGCCGATCCGCTGACCATGCAAACCAGCATTCCGCACATCTTTATCGCAGGCGATGCATCCAACCAACTGCCTCTGCTGCATGAAGCTTCTGACCAAGGCAAAATTGCCGGTCACAATGCCGCTATTTTCCCGAATATTGAGGGCGGTTTGCGCCGTAGCGTAATCGGCGTGGTATTTACCAGTCCGCAAATTGCCACTATCGGTTTGAAATACGCGCAAGTTGCGGAGAAATATCAGCCTGATGAGTTTGTCATCGGTGAAGTTTCCTTCCGAAACCAAGGCCGCAGCCGCGTTATGTTGGTAAACAAAGGCCATATGCGTTTGTATGCTGAGAAAGCGACCGGCCGTTTCATTGGTGCGGAAATTGTCGGCCCTGCTGCCGAACATTTGGCACACTTGATGGCTTGGGCGCATCAAATGAAGATGACGATTCCGCAAATGTTGGATATGCCGTTCTACCATCCGGTTATCGAAGAAGGTCTGCGCACTGCATTGCGTGATGCCGATGCAAAACTGAAACAGGCTTGA
- a CDS encoding redoxin family protein, with the protein MALQDRTGQKVPSVVFRTRVGDTWKDVSTDDLFKGKKVVVFSLPGAFTPTCSSSHLPRYNELFGAFKENGVDAIYCVSVNDTFVMNAWAAEEEADNIYMIPDGNGEFTEGMGMLVGKEDLGFGKRSWRYSMLVNDGVIEKMFIEPEEPGDPFKVSDADTMLKYIAPDWKAQESVAIFTKPGCQFCAKAKKALQDKGLSYEEIVLGKDATVTSVRAITGKMTAPQVFIGGKYIGGSEDLEAYLAKN; encoded by the coding sequence ATGGCTTTGCAAGATCGTACCGGTCAAAAAGTACCTTCCGTAGTATTCCGCACTCGCGTTGGCGACACTTGGAAAGATGTTTCTACTGATGATTTGTTCAAAGGCAAAAAAGTAGTCGTGTTCTCTCTGCCTGGCGCATTTACTCCAACTTGCTCTTCTTCTCACCTGCCACGCTACAACGAATTGTTTGGCGCGTTCAAAGAAAACGGTGTTGACGCAATCTACTGCGTATCTGTAAACGACACTTTCGTAATGAACGCTTGGGCTGCTGAAGAAGAAGCTGACAACATCTACATGATTCCTGATGGTAATGGTGAATTCACTGAAGGCATGGGCATGTTGGTTGGCAAAGAAGACTTGGGCTTCGGCAAACGCTCTTGGCGTTACTCCATGCTGGTTAACGACGGCGTGATTGAAAAAATGTTTATCGAACCTGAAGAGCCAGGCGATCCTTTCAAAGTGTCTGACGCTGACACTATGTTGAAATACATTGCTCCTGACTGGAAAGCTCAAGAGTCTGTTGCCATCTTCACCAAACCTGGCTGCCAATTCTGTGCTAAAGCTAAAAAAGCTCTGCAAGACAAAGGCTTGTCTTACGAAGAAATCGTATTGGGCAAAGATGCAACTGTTACTTCCGTACGCGCTATTACCGGCAAGATGACTGCTCCTCAAGTATTCATCGGCGGTAAATACATCGGTGGCAGCGAAGACTTGGAAGCTTACTTGGCTAAAAACTAA
- a CDS encoding 1-acylglycerol-3-phosphate O-acyltransferase: MSKQKAPFFKRLSRLCRLAAWLFRTGRDLRAIDGNNAEERNHAVVVLGKGALDALDIELEIGVPPQGNVSGTLVVANHVSWLDIFAMSAVYPSSFIAKQEISGWPVLGKMGKNAGTVFINRNSRRDVEPINQAICAALKAGQNVSFFPEARTSSGLGILPFKAALFQSAIDAKAPIQAVTLRYYDDEGQRTDLPSYAEVNLLQSLWRIVSMKKICIRLDFSPQYKPTDMPDKDRYALKDIAETAIGEIVASDSPVQPLPKK, encoded by the coding sequence ATGTCTAAACAAAAAGCTCCTTTTTTTAAACGTCTGAGCCGACTTTGCCGTTTGGCAGCTTGGTTATTCAGAACCGGCCGGGATTTGCGTGCCATTGATGGCAACAATGCAGAGGAACGCAATCATGCTGTGGTTGTTTTGGGAAAAGGTGCGTTGGATGCTTTGGATATCGAATTGGAAATCGGCGTACCGCCTCAAGGAAATGTGAGTGGTACTTTGGTGGTGGCCAACCATGTGTCTTGGTTGGATATTTTTGCCATGAGCGCCGTTTATCCGAGCAGTTTTATTGCGAAACAGGAAATCAGCGGTTGGCCGGTTTTGGGGAAAATGGGTAAAAATGCCGGCACGGTGTTTATCAATCGCAATTCCCGCCGTGATGTCGAGCCGATTAATCAGGCGATTTGTGCAGCATTGAAAGCAGGGCAGAATGTCAGCTTCTTCCCTGAGGCGCGTACTTCTTCCGGCTTGGGTATTTTGCCGTTTAAAGCTGCCCTGTTCCAATCGGCTATTGATGCGAAAGCGCCGATTCAGGCGGTAACTTTGCGATATTATGATGACGAAGGACAACGGACGGATCTGCCATCCTATGCGGAGGTAAACCTGCTTCAATCTTTATGGCGCATTGTTTCTATGAAGAAAATCTGTATCCGCTTGGATTTCTCGCCTCAGTACAAACCGACAGATATGCCTGATAAAGACCGCTATGCTTTGAAGGATATTGCGGAAACAGCCATCGGCGAAATTGTGGCTTCGGATTCTCCCGTTCAGCCCTTACCTAAAAAATAA
- the mutM gene encoding bifunctional DNA-formamidopyrimidine glycosylase/DNA-(apurinic or apyrimidinic site) lyase, producing MPELPEVETTLRGIAPHIDGKKIEKVIIRQFKLRWPIHPNLAQILAGRKVLACNRRAKYLIVTFETGILLMHLGMSGSLRIFTADDERIATPDKHDHLDFVFDDGTVLRYHDPRKFGAVLWYEGIAEHHPLLEKLGPEPLSDDFDANYLYQKLKTQKRAVKLALMDNAVVVGVGNIYANESLFKAGISPLRPANKLTKKECALLVETVKAVLLRAIETGGSTLRDFVNSDGKSGYFQQEYTVYGRHNEPCVQCGGLIFKETLGQRGTFYCPNCQK from the coding sequence ATGCCTGAATTACCTGAGGTAGAAACGACTTTACGCGGAATCGCGCCGCATATTGATGGCAAAAAGATAGAAAAAGTCATTATTCGCCAGTTTAAATTGAGATGGCCTATCCATCCGAACTTGGCGCAAATTTTGGCCGGGCGCAAAGTTTTGGCATGCAACCGGCGTGCGAAGTATTTGATTGTTACTTTTGAAACGGGTATTTTACTTATGCATTTGGGTATGTCCGGCAGTTTGCGGATTTTTACCGCCGATGATGAGCGCATCGCCACGCCGGATAAACATGATCATTTAGATTTTGTATTTGATGACGGTACCGTATTGCGTTATCACGATCCGCGTAAATTTGGTGCGGTATTGTGGTATGAGGGTATTGCCGAGCATCATCCGCTGTTGGAAAAGTTGGGACCGGAGCCGCTCTCGGATGATTTTGATGCAAATTACCTGTATCAGAAATTGAAAACCCAAAAGCGTGCAGTCAAATTAGCGCTGATGGATAATGCAGTGGTGGTTGGTGTCGGTAATATTTATGCGAATGAAAGTCTGTTTAAGGCAGGTATTTCGCCATTGCGTCCGGCGAATAAGCTGACCAAGAAAGAATGCGCATTATTGGTGGAAACCGTTAAAGCGGTTCTGCTGAGGGCGATTGAAACGGGCGGCAGTACACTGCGAGACTTCGTTAATAGCGATGGAAAAAGCGGCTACTTTCAGCAGGAATATACGGTCTATGGCCGCCACAATGAGCCTTGTGTCCAATGTGGCGGGTTGATTTTTAAAGAAACTTTGGGGCAGCGTGGAACATTTTATTGTCCAAATTGCCAGAAATAG
- a CDS encoding class I SAM-dependent methyltransferase codes for METFFMQTPMGQYLAQKEADFFRRHLQYLNRQVAVQLDGVWQRPSENMIVVPRDVLMDAEMLAFETHSVDVLLMPHLLEISSADLVLQEAFRILKPEGRLILTGFNLKSLWGLSSWFDGKRLPMKSQCLALAELKRKTAAIGFEMEYGQFMDYLPAVNSSSALKFWQFMEKAGDRWWPQCAAVYGVVLTKHLIGVHPLPELESAFDGNTVALSTARLAE; via the coding sequence ATGGAAACTTTTTTTATGCAAACGCCAATGGGGCAATATCTTGCTCAAAAAGAGGCGGATTTTTTCAGACGGCATTTGCAATATTTGAATAGGCAAGTGGCGGTTCAATTGGACGGTGTATGGCAGAGGCCGTCTGAAAATATGATTGTGGTACCGCGCGATGTGCTGATGGATGCTGAAATGTTGGCATTTGAAACGCATTCCGTGGATGTATTATTGATGCCCCATCTTTTGGAAATTTCATCTGCCGATTTGGTGTTGCAAGAGGCATTTAGGATATTAAAACCCGAGGGCAGGTTGATTTTAACGGGGTTTAACCTTAAATCTTTGTGGGGGTTGAGCTCGTGGTTTGATGGTAAAAGACTGCCTATGAAATCTCAATGCTTGGCTCTGGCTGAGTTGAAACGAAAAACTGCCGCTATTGGTTTTGAAATGGAATATGGGCAGTTTATGGATTATCTGCCTGCTGTGAATTCATCATCTGCTTTGAAGTTTTGGCAGTTTATGGAAAAGGCAGGGGATAGGTGGTGGCCGCAGTGTGCGGCGGTGTATGGTGTGGTTTTAACGAAACATTTGATTGGTGTCCATCCTTTGCCTGAATTGGAATCTGCATTCGATGGCAATACGGTTGCTTTAAGTACGGCACGTTTGGCCGAATAG
- a CDS encoding LysM peptidoglycan-binding domain-containing protein codes for MAKLKTIVLTVSSLSAVSATAYAQNATPNQVGMAMMRLNSSLLDQAKTQTFGSGSLWASLRKDFRINEVNTELVRRHENKFAANSAYFDRTISRSKPYMYHIANEVKKRNMPAEIALLPFIESAFLTKAKSHVGASGLWQFMPATGRHFGLEKTPLYDGRHDVYAATDAALNYLQYLHGMFGDWSLALAAYNWGEGNVGRAVNRARAQGLEPTYENLRMPNETRNYVPKLLAVRNIVANPQTFGMNISEISNQPYFKSVSIDKPIDNSTIARFANISESELLALNPGFNAPVFIPKNNRRLLLPVSAVSAFEKNYRNANPDTLMSWDIYTSLGNKKLNAIANDTGMSVAELKRLNGLSGSAISEGRSILVAKNSAIQSQDIINFIDKDNTPDTYQSNMPAMSPIIASNAVEPVKVAQTTVTNIVAPVVPQSTKPVDFIAHSKTENVTSVAVTETKEQPQVASIEMTAPVVAMVHTAIEPATTNVAEAPKAAIPADLTAPTVAANDVAPSPAVESVAAAPVQEEHDDLMALVQSRPAEEPAATVAEATPETKQVQTVVTAENARTERIAANTAKQQQRINARLARVNGQQNTQTAALAAGIHRVEDGDTLFNISKRYNLSVADLIIANNIKGNNIKKGQILRVTAAPAKVRSNPIQNVSYTVRKGDTLNTIANRFNVDINDIRRWNRNTRTVTPGQRLKLIGS; via the coding sequence ATGGCAAAACTAAAAACCATCGTTCTGACCGTTTCAAGCCTGTCGGCAGTTTCCGCCACAGCCTACGCGCAAAACGCTACGCCCAACCAAGTCGGCATGGCAATGATGCGCCTCAACTCTTCCCTGCTCGACCAAGCCAAAACACAAACCTTCGGCTCTGGTAGCTTGTGGGCATCATTACGTAAAGACTTCCGCATTAACGAAGTCAACACAGAACTGGTTCGCCGCCATGAAAACAAATTTGCTGCAAACAGTGCATATTTCGACCGCACCATCTCCCGCAGCAAACCTTATATGTACCATATTGCCAATGAAGTTAAAAAGCGCAATATGCCTGCTGAAATCGCTTTGTTGCCTTTCATTGAAAGCGCATTTTTAACCAAAGCCAAATCACACGTCGGCGCATCCGGCCTGTGGCAATTTATGCCGGCTACCGGCCGCCACTTCGGCTTGGAAAAAACGCCTTTGTATGACGGTCGTCACGACGTTTACGCCGCTACTGATGCCGCGCTGAACTATCTGCAATACCTGCACGGTATGTTCGGTGACTGGTCTTTGGCCCTTGCTGCTTACAACTGGGGCGAAGGTAATGTTGGTCGCGCCGTAAACCGTGCCCGTGCGCAAGGTTTGGAGCCGACATACGAAAACCTGCGTATGCCGAACGAAACACGCAACTACGTTCCCAAACTTTTGGCCGTCCGCAATATCGTTGCCAATCCGCAAACCTTCGGTATGAATATCAGCGAAATCAGCAATCAGCCGTATTTCAAATCTGTCAGCATCGACAAACCTATTGATAACAGCACAATTGCTCGTTTTGCAAACATCAGCGAAAGCGAACTGTTGGCACTCAACCCAGGTTTCAATGCTCCAGTATTCATCCCTAAAAACAACCGTCGCCTGTTATTGCCGGTTTCTGCGGTTTCCGCATTTGAAAAGAACTACCGCAATGCCAATCCAGATACCCTAATGTCTTGGGATATTTATACTTCTTTGGGCAACAAAAAGCTTAACGCCATTGCTAACGATACCGGTATGAGCGTAGCCGAACTCAAACGCCTCAATGGCCTGAGCGGTAGCGCCATTTCTGAAGGCCGCAGCATTTTAGTGGCTAAAAACTCAGCTATCCAAAGCCAAGACATTATTAACTTTATTGACAAAGACAATACGCCGGATACTTACCAATCCAATATGCCGGCCATGTCTCCGATTATTGCTTCCAACGCAGTAGAACCGGTTAAAGTCGCTCAAACTACCGTGACCAATATTGTTGCACCTGTTGTTCCTCAGTCCACTAAACCGGTTGACTTTATTGCACACAGCAAAACTGAAAACGTTACTTCCGTAGCGGTAACAGAAACCAAAGAGCAGCCTCAAGTTGCAAGTATAGAAATGACCGCCCCAGTTGTAGCCATGGTCCATACTGCTATTGAGCCTGCTACCACAAATGTTGCAGAAGCACCCAAAGCGGCTATCCCTGCCGACTTGACTGCACCGACTGTTGCCGCAAACGATGTAGCCCCTTCTCCAGCAGTTGAATCTGTTGCTGCTGCGCCGGTTCAAGAAGAGCATGATGACCTGATGGCTTTGGTACAAAGCCGACCTGCAGAGGAACCTGCAGCGACTGTTGCTGAAGCGACTCCTGAAACCAAACAAGTTCAAACTGTTGTCACCGCTGAAAACGCTCGTACAGAACGTATCGCAGCCAATACCGCTAAACAACAACAACGCATCAATGCGCGTCTTGCCCGTGTAAATGGCCAACAAAACACACAAACTGCAGCACTTGCAGCAGGTATACACCGCGTGGAAGATGGCGATACGTTGTTTAACATCTCCAAACGTTACAACTTGAGCGTAGCCGATTTGATTATTGCCAACAACATCAAAGGTAACAATATCAAAAAAGGCCAAATCCTCCGCGTTACAGCTGCTCCGGCAAAAGTCCGCAGCAACCCGATTCAAAACGTTTCCTACACTGTACGCAAAGGCGATACTTTGAACACCATCGCCAACCGTTTCAATGTTGATATTAATGATATCCGCCGTTGGAACCGCAATACACGTACGGTGACCCCTGGTCAACGTTTGAAACTGATTGGTAGCTAA
- a CDS encoding FAD-binding oxidoreductase, whose translation MTHTITLSDQITFTANDDETVLAAATRQNLNLPHSCKSGACGQCKAELMSGEFEMGDHIDKAISEEEKAQGKVLLCCTTAKSDLKINVQGFNPNALPVRTLPVRIETIEIKHDVALLRLALPKAPSFAFYAGQYIDLLLPGNISRSYSIANSPDQEGVLELHIRKRENGVCSEMIFGAEPKIKEKGIVRIKGPLGTFTLQKDSDRPIVLLATGTGYAPIHSILLDLIHQNSERQVHFYWGARQQEDLYALEEAEALIGRLKNAKFLPVLSKPDSEWKGESGYVQNVAAQNYPDLSQYEVYACGSPAMTENAQSLLTQNCALPEDAFFCDAFSPA comes from the coding sequence ATGACACATACTATTACCTTATCAGATCAAATAACATTTACGGCAAACGATGATGAAACCGTTCTTGCTGCTGCGACCCGTCAGAATTTAAATCTGCCCCATTCTTGTAAAAGTGGCGCCTGCGGACAATGTAAGGCCGAGTTGATGAGTGGTGAATTTGAAATGGGCGATCATATTGATAAAGCCATCAGCGAAGAAGAAAAAGCGCAGGGCAAAGTGCTATTGTGCTGTACTACTGCGAAGAGCGACCTGAAAATCAATGTGCAGGGGTTTAATCCGAATGCTTTGCCAGTGCGCACTTTGCCTGTACGTATCGAAACGATTGAAATCAAACATGATGTTGCTTTGTTGAGATTGGCTTTGCCTAAAGCCCCATCGTTTGCATTTTATGCAGGGCAGTATATTGACTTGTTGCTTCCGGGTAATATTAGTCGCAGTTATTCAATCGCCAATTCACCTGACCAAGAAGGCGTTTTGGAGTTGCATATTCGGAAACGAGAAAATGGCGTATGTTCGGAAATGATTTTTGGTGCAGAGCCTAAAATCAAAGAAAAAGGCATTGTCCGCATTAAAGGCCCATTGGGTACGTTTACTTTGCAAAAGGACAGCGATAGACCGATTGTTTTGTTGGCAACGGGTACAGGTTACGCACCTATCCACAGCATCTTGCTTGATTTGATTCATCAGAATAGCGAACGTCAGGTTCATTTTTACTGGGGAGCACGTCAGCAGGAGGATTTGTACGCATTGGAAGAAGCAGAAGCATTAATAGGCCGTCTGAAAAATGCGAAATTCTTGCCTGTTCTTTCTAAGCCTGATTCTGAATGGAAAGGGGAGAGTGGATATGTGCAAAACGTTGCAGCACAAAATTATCCTGATTTGAGCCAATATGAAGTTTATGCTTGCGGGTCACCAGCCATGACGGAGAATGCGCAAAGTTTGCTGACTCAAAATTGCGCTTTACCGGAAGATGCCTTCTTCTGTGATGCTTTTTCACCGGCATAG
- the gatB gene encoding Asp-tRNA(Asn)/Glu-tRNA(Gln) amidotransferase subunit GatB, whose product MTWETVIGLEIHVQLNTQSKIFSGASTAFGAEPNAHASVVECALPGVLPVMNREVVEKAIKLGLALDAKINQKNVFDRKNYFYPDLPKGYQISQLNLPIVEHGKLEIVVGDEVKTINVTRAHMEEDAGKSVHEGLNGATGIDLNRAGTPLLEVVSEPEMRSAAEAVAYAKALHGLVTWLDICDGNMAEGSFRVDANVSVRPKGQAEFGTRREIKNLNSFRFLEQAINYEVEAQIEILEDGGKVQQATMLFDPEKGETRVMRLKEDAHDYRYFPDPDLLPVIISDGQLQKAKEQMPELPHEMAARFVVDYGVSDYDARLLTASRAQAAYFEEAAKACGQGKLTANWMNGELAATLNKEGLELAGSPITAPRLAELVAKVADGTLSSKLAKKAFEAMWAEPEAGIAEIIEKHGLQQITDTGAIEAMVDEVLANNAKAIEQFRSGNEKALNAIVGQVMKASKGKANPAQVQELIKAKLA is encoded by the coding sequence ATGACTTGGGAAACCGTAATCGGACTGGAAATCCACGTCCAACTCAACACCCAATCCAAAATCTTCAGCGGCGCATCCACTGCATTCGGTGCCGAGCCTAATGCCCACGCCAGCGTGGTTGAGTGTGCGTTGCCGGGCGTATTGCCGGTAATGAACCGCGAAGTCGTCGAAAAAGCCATCAAACTCGGTTTGGCTTTGGATGCGAAAATCAATCAGAAAAACGTGTTCGACCGTAAAAACTATTTTTATCCTGATTTGCCAAAAGGCTATCAAATCAGCCAGTTGAATTTGCCGATTGTAGAACACGGCAAACTGGAAATCGTAGTGGGCGATGAGGTTAAAACCATCAATGTTACCCGTGCGCACATGGAAGAAGATGCGGGTAAATCCGTGCACGAGGGTTTAAACGGTGCCACCGGTATTGACTTGAACCGTGCCGGTACGCCTTTATTGGAAGTTGTCTCCGAGCCTGAAATGCGTTCCGCAGCCGAAGCCGTGGCATACGCTAAAGCGTTACACGGTTTGGTAACTTGGCTGGATATTTGCGATGGCAATATGGCGGAAGGCTCGTTCCGCGTTGATGCCAACGTATCTGTCCGTCCGAAAGGTCAGGCAGAGTTCGGTACACGCCGTGAAATCAAAAACCTCAACTCTTTCCGCTTCTTGGAACAAGCCATCAATTATGAAGTGGAAGCGCAAATTGAAATCTTGGAAGACGGCGGTAAAGTACAGCAGGCAACCATGCTGTTTGACCCTGAAAAAGGCGAAACCCGTGTGATGCGTTTGAAAGAAGATGCACATGATTACCGCTATTTCCCAGATCCGGATTTGCTTCCGGTCATTATTTCAGACGGCCAATTGCAAAAAGCCAAAGAGCAAATGCCAGAGTTGCCGCATGAAATGGCGGCGCGTTTTGTTGTCGATTACGGCGTGTCTGACTATGATGCGCGCCTGTTAACTGCCAGCCGCGCTCAAGCCGCCTATTTTGAAGAAGCAGCCAAAGCCTGCGGCCAAGGTAAATTAACGGCGAACTGGATGAACGGCGAGCTTGCTGCTACTTTGAACAAAGAAGGTTTGGAATTAGCTGGAAGCCCGATTACGGCTCCACGCCTTGCCGAGTTGGTTGCTAAAGTTGCAGACGGAACATTAAGTAGCAAATTGGCGAAAAAAGCTTTTGAAGCAATGTGGGCCGAGCCTGAAGCAGGTATTGCCGAAATCATCGAAAAACATGGCTTGCAACAAATTACCGACACTGGAGCAATTGAAGCGATGGTGGATGAAGTGTTGGCAAATAATGCGAAAGCCATTGAGCAATTCCGTTCCGGCAATGAAAAAGCCTTGAATGCGATTGTCGGCCAAGTGATGAAAGCAAGTAAAGGCAAGGCCAATCCTGCTCAAGTTCAAGAGTTGATTAAAGCCAAATTAGCTTGA
- a CDS encoding trimeric intracellular cation channel family protein has product MTATDFIQIIGTAAFAISGYLVGYNKRLDVLGVVITALLTAVGGGMIRDGLVGRIPQVFLQTDALIVVFATLAIAWLIRVQRYRSTYLAAAFIIADAIGLAAFSITGAQIGMTLQLNLFGVISLAFVTAVGGGIARDILVNDVPMILRTDLYGSVAILIGGLIYLFGHLGWINIFTLNLLFAGGLLFRLTAYRFHWQLPGFQRRRK; this is encoded by the coding sequence ATGACAGCCACCGACTTCATTCAAATCATTGGGACAGCCGCGTTTGCCATTTCCGGCTATTTGGTCGGCTACAACAAGCGGTTGGATGTACTCGGTGTCGTCATTACTGCGTTACTGACGGCTGTCGGCGGCGGCATGATACGCGATGGCTTGGTCGGCCGGATTCCGCAAGTGTTTTTGCAAACCGATGCGCTGATAGTTGTATTTGCCACGCTTGCCATCGCATGGTTGATAAGGGTGCAACGTTATCGCAGCACCTATTTGGCTGCTGCTTTTATTATTGCCGATGCCATCGGTTTGGCAGCGTTCAGCATTACCGGCGCACAAATCGGTATGACCTTGCAGCTCAATTTGTTCGGCGTTATTTCTTTGGCTTTTGTGACTGCCGTTGGTGGCGGTATTGCGCGCGATATTTTGGTCAATGATGTGCCGATGATTTTGCGCACCGACCTTTACGGCAGTGTAGCCATTTTGATTGGCGGGCTGATTTATCTGTTCGGGCATTTGGGCTGGATTAATATTTTTACGTTAAACCTGCTCTTTGCCGGCGGATTGTTGTTTCGCCTGACTGCATACCGTTTCCATTGGCAACTGCCCGGTTTCCAACGCCGCAGGAAATAA